One Burkholderiales bacterium DNA window includes the following coding sequences:
- a CDS encoding MBL fold metallo-hydrolase — protein sequence MKIRTIAALAATLAAVTLAASAQAPAPYETKQVEGTDNVYIFRYGNAQSMFVVTKDGVIATDPISYANRNASQVYVDEIRKVTSAPIKYLIYSHHHFDHIAGGKPFKDAGATIIAHQRAKERLAVLQDPYTPLPDRTISKTTSIKLGGTELELHYLGPNHSDSTLIMRLPKERVIFAVDLIPVGSVPGRAMIDSYPIEWEDTLKKVLVMDWDRLIPGHPGAPGGRLGTKQDVATTLSFLQEASATIKEQARNGKCWEPVEKEFSMAKWEGWPGYAAAIPMVARRYCGLWGRGT from the coding sequence ATGAAGATACGAACCATCGCGGCACTCGCAGCGACCCTGGCCGCCGTCACGCTTGCCGCTTCCGCACAGGCGCCCGCTCCTTACGAGACGAAGCAGGTCGAAGGCACCGACAACGTCTACATCTTCCGTTACGGCAACGCACAGTCGATGTTCGTGGTGACGAAAGACGGCGTCATCGCGACCGATCCCATCAGCTACGCCAACCGCAACGCATCGCAGGTGTACGTGGACGAGATCAGGAAGGTCACCAGCGCGCCGATCAAGTACCTCATCTACAGCCATCATCACTTCGATCACATCGCCGGGGGCAAGCCGTTCAAGGACGCCGGGGCGACGATCATCGCGCACCAGCGCGCGAAAGAGCGCCTCGCGGTGCTGCAGGATCCGTACACGCCGCTGCCCGACCGCACGATCTCGAAGACGACGTCGATCAAGCTCGGCGGCACCGAGCTCGAGCTGCACTATCTCGGCCCGAACCACTCGGACTCGACGCTGATCATGCGATTGCCCAAGGAACGGGTTATCTTCGCGGTGGACCTGATCCCGGTCGGCTCGGTGCCGGGACGCGCGATGATCGACTCGTATCCCATCGAATGGGAGGACACGTTGAAGAAAGTGCTGGTCATGGACTGGGACAGGCTGATTCCCGGTCATCCCGGCGCGCCCGGCGGGCGCCTCGGGACGAAGCAGGACGTCGCGACGACGCTGAGCTTCCTCCAGGAAGCTTCGGCGACGATCAAGGAGCAGGCGCGCAACGGCAAGTGCTGGGAGCCGGTCGAAAAAGAGTTTTCGATGGCGAAGTGGGAGGGCTGGCCCGGCTATGCCGCGGCCATCCCGATGGTCGCGCGCCGCTACTGCGGCCTCTGGGGACGGGGGACCTGA
- a CDS encoding MFS transporter — protein MNKPEPVAAASTRKRAPGGVTREEFLNIFVAVFLPMLMAAVDQTLLATATPAIAASLGGLRDSSWIAVAYLLAAATIVPVYGRLGDQLGKREMLLWALGVFALGSIACASAQTMPQLVAARVVQGLGGGGLMMLSHALIGELIPPVERVKFQGYFALMFATASMGGPVIGGVVVSHVSWRWLFVANIPLAAFAAWRLSKLPPGEKHPRKAGGTDIPGHIFFAVGCVSLLFWLTSGGHRFAWSSAPSFGLAATAIASLAALVRHERRHPAPFFPVELFRIRTIRLSAILVTIFAACMFSVIFFLPIYLQLGHRMSAQASGLLLLPVTAGQVTAAMLAARVMRRSGKGHAIPVAGMSCTSMGLLLLGLLPPSVPLIVVLGFITGLGLGSVMPVNQVVVQTVAGRDKLAAASATSSLSRSTGGAAGAALFGALVFAMIPNVDRHSLLQQADALDMHQVITAFHRAFLVASVVAALGAFTAWRIPKMTLWETKS, from the coding sequence ATGAACAAGCCCGAGCCCGTAGCCGCCGCCTCGACGCGCAAACGCGCGCCCGGCGGCGTCACGCGCGAGGAATTCCTCAACATCTTCGTCGCGGTCTTCCTGCCGATGCTGATGGCGGCGGTCGACCAGACGCTGCTCGCGACCGCGACGCCGGCGATCGCGGCGAGCCTCGGCGGCTTGCGCGACAGCTCGTGGATCGCGGTGGCGTACCTGCTTGCCGCGGCGACGATCGTGCCGGTGTACGGACGGCTCGGCGACCAGCTCGGCAAGCGCGAGATGCTGCTGTGGGCGCTCGGCGTCTTCGCGCTGGGGTCGATCGCGTGCGCGTCGGCGCAGACCATGCCGCAGCTCGTCGCGGCGCGCGTGGTGCAGGGACTCGGCGGCGGCGGGCTGATGATGCTGTCGCACGCGCTGATCGGCGAGCTGATCCCGCCGGTGGAGCGCGTGAAGTTCCAGGGTTACTTCGCGCTCATGTTCGCGACCGCGAGCATGGGCGGCCCGGTCATCGGCGGCGTCGTGGTGAGCCACGTGAGCTGGCGATGGCTCTTCGTCGCGAACATCCCGCTCGCCGCGTTCGCCGCGTGGCGCCTGAGCAAGCTGCCGCCGGGCGAGAAGCATCCGCGCAAGGCCGGCGGCACCGACATCCCCGGACACATCTTCTTCGCGGTCGGCTGCGTGAGCCTGCTGTTCTGGCTCACCTCCGGCGGTCATCGCTTCGCGTGGTCGTCGGCGCCGAGCTTCGGCCTCGCGGCGACCGCGATCGCGTCCCTCGCAGCGCTCGTCCGGCACGAGCGCCGCCATCCGGCGCCGTTCTTTCCGGTCGAGCTCTTCCGGATCAGGACGATCAGGCTGTCGGCTATCCTCGTGACGATCTTCGCCGCGTGCATGTTCTCGGTGATCTTCTTCCTGCCGATCTACCTTCAGCTCGGCCACCGCATGAGCGCTCAGGCTTCCGGCCTTCTGCTCTTGCCGGTGACGGCCGGGCAGGTGACCGCCGCGATGCTTGCGGCGCGCGTCATGCGCCGCAGCGGCAAAGGTCATGCGATACCCGTCGCGGGGATGTCGTGCACGAGCATGGGACTGCTGCTGCTCGGACTGCTGCCGCCGAGCGTGCCGCTGATCGTCGTGCTGGGTTTCATCACGGGGCTGGGGCTCGGCAGCGTGATGCCGGTGAACCAGGTGGTGGTGCAGACGGTCGCGGGCCGCGACAAGCTCGCCGCGGCGTCGGCGACGTCGTCGCTCTCGCGCTCGACCGGAGGCGCCGCGGGCGCGGCGCTATTCGGCGCGCTGGTGTTCGCGATGATCCCGAACGTCGACCGCCATTCGCTGCTCCAGCAGGCGGACGCGCTCGACATGCATCAGGTGATCACCGCGTTCCACCGCGCGTTCCTCGTCGCGTCGGTGGTCGCAGCGCTCGGCGCATTCACCGCGTGGCGGATTCCCAAGATGACGCTTTGGGAAACTAAAAGCTAA
- a CDS encoding alpha-hydroxy acid oxidase translates to MLSLEDFEAEARGFLPRPIFGYISGGSETNASLRGNREAFADYGFMPRVLVSTRGRNQKRSVLGRTYDLPFGFPPMGGTSLAAYDGDNLLASVAADLNIPMIQSGASLTRLEEVKEKGRTAWFQAYLPGEAEIIVPLVERAQNAGFETLVLTVDVPVMANRENNVRNGYSTPLRPTPRMIWDCSIRPRWLFGTFLRTIMKRGMPHLENMGDQRVPIMSRTAERRRHLRDGLAWEHLELMRKMWKGKLVIKGVLARQDVRIARESGADGIMISNHGGRQLDGAIAPLRALPGAVAEKGNMSIMLDSGVRRGTDVLKALALGADFVFVGRPFLYAASIAGEPGVRHAVKLLREEIDRNMAMLGISSLDQMTKDLLVPSRGELL, encoded by the coding sequence ATGCTCTCGCTCGAGGACTTCGAGGCCGAGGCGCGCGGGTTCCTGCCGCGGCCGATCTTCGGCTACATCTCGGGCGGCTCGGAGACCAACGCCAGCCTGCGCGGCAACCGTGAGGCTTTCGCGGACTACGGCTTCATGCCGCGGGTGCTCGTCAGCACGCGCGGCCGCAATCAGAAGCGCAGCGTCCTCGGCCGCACCTACGACCTGCCGTTCGGCTTCCCGCCGATGGGCGGCACCTCGCTCGCCGCTTACGATGGCGACAATCTCCTGGCGAGCGTCGCGGCGGACCTCAACATCCCGATGATCCAGAGCGGCGCTTCGCTCACCCGTCTGGAAGAAGTGAAAGAGAAAGGCCGCACCGCGTGGTTCCAGGCTTATCTGCCGGGCGAGGCCGAGATCATCGTCCCGCTCGTCGAGCGTGCGCAGAACGCGGGTTTCGAGACGCTGGTGCTGACCGTCGACGTGCCGGTCATGGCGAACCGCGAGAACAACGTGAGGAACGGCTACAGCACGCCGCTGCGTCCCACGCCGCGCATGATCTGGGACTGCTCGATCCGGCCGCGCTGGCTCTTCGGCACGTTCCTGCGCACGATCATGAAGCGCGGCATGCCGCACCTCGAGAACATGGGCGACCAGCGCGTGCCGATCATGTCGCGCACCGCCGAGCGCCGCCGCCACCTGCGCGACGGCCTCGCGTGGGAGCACCTCGAGCTCATGCGCAAGATGTGGAAGGGCAAGCTCGTGATCAAGGGCGTGCTGGCGCGGCAGGACGTCAGAATCGCGCGCGAGAGCGGCGCCGACGGCATCATGATCTCCAACCACGGCGGACGTCAGCTCGACGGCGCGATCGCGCCGCTGCGCGCGCTGCCCGGCGCGGTCGCGGAGAAGGGCAACATGTCGATCATGCTGGACAGCGGCGTGCGCCGCGGCACCGACGTCTTGAAAGCGCTCGCGCTGGGCGCCGACTTCGTCTTCGTCGGCCGTCCGTTCCTCTATGCCGCGTCGATCGCCGGCGAGCCCGGCGTGCGCCACGCGGTCAAGCTCCTGCGCGAGGAGATCGACCGGAACATGGCGATGCTGGGCATCTCGTCGCTCGATCAGATGACGAAAGACCTGCTCGTTCCCAGCAGAGGCGAGCTTTTGTAA
- a CDS encoding alpha/beta hydrolase → MTSRRIDLDDMRIHYLEWGDAGAPPLVLLHGIARCAHAFDHLAPHFADRYRVLSIDLRGHGDSGRDAGGNYLVEDYVRDVEGLIDRLGLKDVVLWGTSTGGRVAQMIAGRRPELVRAVIVEDVGPERPKEISNRRANRMGLEENGWASREELLAKVRTDNPRWLESVARNLVEHAAREREDGRVVWKRDPAILKGFVPTELWDTVKKIRAPIVYILGGASTIVPQHTQDELKAALPQVEIVTMPGLGHYPSDEDPAGFLEIVDEFLARQNQKH, encoded by the coding sequence ATGACTTCCCGCCGCATCGACCTCGATGACATGCGCATCCATTACCTCGAATGGGGCGATGCGGGCGCCCCGCCGCTCGTGCTGCTGCACGGCATCGCGCGCTGCGCACACGCGTTCGATCATCTCGCGCCGCATTTCGCGGACCGCTACCGCGTGCTTTCGATCGATCTGCGCGGCCACGGCGATTCGGGCCGGGACGCGGGCGGCAACTACCTGGTCGAGGATTACGTCCGCGACGTCGAAGGATTGATCGACAGGCTCGGTCTGAAAGACGTGGTGCTGTGGGGCACCTCGACCGGCGGGCGCGTCGCGCAGATGATCGCCGGGCGCCGTCCAGAGCTCGTGCGCGCGGTCATCGTCGAGGACGTCGGCCCGGAGCGGCCGAAGGAGATCTCCAACCGCCGCGCCAACCGCATGGGCCTCGAAGAGAACGGCTGGGCCTCGCGCGAAGAGCTGCTCGCGAAAGTGCGTACCGACAATCCGCGCTGGCTGGAGTCGGTCGCGCGCAATCTCGTCGAGCACGCGGCGCGCGAGCGCGAGGACGGCCGCGTGGTGTGGAAGCGCGACCCGGCGATCCTCAAAGGCTTCGTGCCGACCGAGCTCTGGGACACGGTGAAGAAGATCCGCGCGCCGATCGTCTACATCCTCGGCGGCGCGAGCACCATCGTGCCGCAACACACGCAGGACGAGCTGAAGGCGGCGCTGCCGCAGGTCGAGATCGTGACGATGCCGGGGCTCGGCCATTACCCCAGCGACGAGGACCCGGCGGGCTTTCTCGAGATCGTCGACGAGTTTCTCGCGCGTCAAAATCAAAAGCATTAA
- a CDS encoding DUF599 domain-containing protein, which produces MVDFFAFLASIAMLVAYQLYLRKRQQRDPLYTVHAVNVVARNSWVDMVMSSEKPDVLAVQTLRNSVMASSFMASTAILLLVGALTLSGSAENNSGILHALNVGGATGAEITAVKVVALLLDFFVAFFCFSMAVRFYNHVGYMISIPPGRAVNAASPGLVAAYLNRAGFFYLVGLRSFFYSVPLVFWMFGPHFMLLATLALIAALFPLDRAPRSSVRQGEPLRQVVAATRIEPKDR; this is translated from the coding sequence GTGGTCGACTTCTTCGCGTTCCTCGCCTCGATCGCGATGCTCGTCGCGTATCAGCTCTATCTCCGCAAGCGGCAGCAGCGCGACCCGCTCTACACCGTGCACGCGGTCAACGTCGTCGCGCGCAATTCGTGGGTCGACATGGTGATGTCGAGCGAGAAGCCCGACGTGCTCGCGGTGCAGACGCTGCGCAACTCGGTGATGGCCTCGAGCTTCATGGCCTCGACGGCGATCCTGCTGCTCGTGGGCGCGCTTACGCTCTCCGGCTCGGCGGAGAACAACTCGGGGATACTCCACGCGCTCAACGTCGGCGGCGCGACCGGCGCCGAGATCACCGCGGTCAAAGTCGTTGCGCTGCTGCTCGACTTCTTCGTCGCGTTCTTCTGCTTCTCGATGGCGGTGCGCTTCTACAACCACGTCGGCTACATGATCAGCATTCCCCCGGGCCGTGCGGTCAACGCCGCGTCGCCCGGACTCGTCGCCGCGTATCTGAACCGCGCCGGGTTCTTCTATCTCGTCGGCCTGCGCTCGTTCTTCTACTCGGTGCCGCTCGTCTTCTGGATGTTCGGCCCGCATTTCATGCTGCTCGCGACGCTCGCGCTCATCGCGGCGCTCTTCCCGCTCGACCGCGCGCCGCGCTCGTCGGTGCGCCAGGGCGAGCCGCTGCGGCAGGTGGTGGCGGCTACGCGGATCGAGCCCAAGGACCGCTGA
- a CDS encoding tripartite tricarboxylate transporter substrate binding protein, translated as MKPEASTLAAAAFAFAAAASAQQYPTKPIRLVVPLAPGGPSDILARTMAQAMSPSLGQSVVVDNRTGAGGTIGLDIVAKSPPDGHTMVLVALATYTITANLYAKLPYDPRKDLTPVSILAGAPYLLVVHPSLPAKTAKDLVTLAKARPNQLNYGSGGLGTGPQLAMELWKLKTGAPIVHIPYKGTGPALTDLMAGHVQTGLFNMIAVLPPVQSGKMRAVAVSGPRRSPLLPNVETVTESGVAGFEDVGGHMFMVPGATPKDIVARLNRESLKALQSPDVLARLKGEGAEIVASSPEDAAAAVRRDLEKWRDVIQKAGIKGE; from the coding sequence ATGAAGCCCGAAGCATCGACCCTGGCCGCCGCGGCATTCGCGTTCGCCGCGGCGGCGTCCGCCCAGCAGTACCCCACCAAACCCATCCGTCTCGTCGTGCCGCTGGCTCCCGGAGGGCCGAGCGACATCCTCGCACGCACCATGGCGCAGGCGATGTCGCCTTCGCTGGGGCAATCGGTCGTCGTCGACAACCGCACCGGCGCAGGCGGCACGATCGGTCTGGACATCGTCGCCAAGTCGCCGCCCGACGGTCACACGATGGTGCTCGTCGCGCTTGCGACTTACACGATCACCGCGAACCTGTACGCGAAGCTGCCGTACGACCCGCGCAAGGATTTGACGCCGGTGTCGATCCTCGCGGGCGCGCCGTACCTGCTCGTGGTGCACCCGTCGCTGCCGGCGAAGACCGCGAAGGATCTCGTGACGCTGGCCAAAGCGCGGCCGAACCAGCTCAACTACGGCTCGGGCGGTCTGGGAACGGGACCGCAGCTCGCGATGGAGCTGTGGAAGCTCAAGACCGGCGCGCCGATCGTGCACATCCCGTACAAGGGCACGGGGCCCGCGCTGACCGACCTCATGGCCGGACACGTGCAGACCGGGCTGTTCAACATGATCGCGGTGCTGCCGCCGGTGCAGTCGGGCAAGATGCGCGCGGTCGCGGTGAGCGGCCCCAGGCGCTCCCCGCTCCTGCCGAACGTCGAGACCGTCACCGAGAGCGGGGTCGCCGGCTTCGAGGACGTCGGCGGCCACATGTTCATGGTGCCCGGCGCGACGCCGAAAGACATCGTCGCGCGCCTCAACCGCGAATCGCTGAAGGCTCTGCAGAGCCCCGACGTCCTCGCCCGCCTCAAGGGCGAAGGCGCAGAGATCGTCGCGAGCTCACCGGAAGACGCCGCGGCCGCGGTGCGGCGCGATCTGGAGAAGTGGCGGGACGTGATTCAGAAGGCGGGAATCAAGGGCGAGTGA
- a CDS encoding SMP-30/gluconolactonase/LRE family protein, with product MLARSLLPAAALLLASHAYAAQDPVALAGTVSSAEEGAMEGVLVNAKKADSNRTVTVVTDASGRYEFPAKYLEPGKYTIGIRAAGYDLPAQATADVTGKSAASADLKLVKTRNLAAQLSNGEWLYSAPGTAEQKRPLLSCVGCHTLNRITMSAHNADGFVDTIKRMGTYANQSTYIRPQKRLTGRDTDLVGEDREKLQRAQAEYFSTINQSAKGGNGWTYELKTLPRPSGRGTRVVITEWDLPRPTIQPHDVIVDANGIAWYCDFGDQKIGTLDPKTGKVVEIALPELKKGSPNGSLSARFDRDGNIWLGMMYQAAIGKYDLKSGKLETWVAPPQWNRPNTQINMTSPMNMGVDGKIWAQNNGFAGVHRIDLRTGQWETWEPYKAAPVGHNIYDVISDSKNNGWFTDIGRETIGRIDAKTGEVKLYSTPTKSSGPRRGMMDTQDRIWFAQYRGNRIAMFDTRTEQFKEWAVPSPWTQPYDVAIDRNGEAWTGSMLNDRIVRLNTQSGQAVEYLLPRTSVNIRRVWVDNSTNPVSFWVGSNHGASIIRVEPQD from the coding sequence ATGCTCGCGCGTTCGCTGCTGCCCGCTGCCGCCCTGCTCCTCGCATCCCACGCCTACGCCGCCCAAGATCCTGTCGCTCTCGCGGGCACCGTCTCGTCCGCCGAAGAGGGCGCGATGGAGGGCGTGCTCGTCAACGCGAAAAAGGCCGACTCGAACAGGACGGTGACCGTCGTCACCGACGCCAGCGGCCGTTACGAGTTTCCGGCGAAATATCTCGAGCCGGGCAAGTACACCATCGGCATACGCGCGGCCGGCTATGACCTGCCGGCGCAAGCGACGGCCGACGTGACCGGCAAGAGCGCGGCGTCGGCCGATCTCAAGCTGGTCAAGACCCGGAACCTCGCCGCGCAGCTTTCGAACGGCGAATGGCTGTACAGCGCGCCGGGCACCGCCGAGCAGAAGCGTCCGCTCCTGTCGTGCGTCGGCTGCCACACCCTCAACCGCATCACCATGTCCGCTCACAACGCCGACGGCTTCGTCGACACGATCAAGCGCATGGGCACGTATGCCAACCAGAGCACGTACATCCGGCCGCAGAAGCGGCTGACCGGCCGCGACACCGATCTCGTCGGCGAGGACCGCGAGAAGCTGCAGCGCGCACAGGCGGAATACTTCTCGACGATCAACCAGAGCGCCAAAGGCGGCAACGGCTGGACTTACGAGCTGAAGACCCTGCCGCGCCCGAGCGGCCGAGGCACGCGGGTCGTCATCACCGAGTGGGACCTCCCGCGTCCGACGATACAGCCGCACGACGTCATCGTGGACGCGAACGGCATCGCGTGGTACTGCGACTTCGGCGACCAGAAGATCGGAACGCTCGATCCCAAGACTGGAAAAGTCGTAGAGATCGCGTTGCCCGAGCTGAAGAAAGGCTCGCCGAACGGCTCGCTCTCCGCGCGCTTCGACCGCGACGGCAACATCTGGCTGGGCATGATGTACCAGGCGGCGATCGGCAAGTACGACCTGAAGTCGGGCAAGCTCGAAACGTGGGTGGCGCCGCCGCAGTGGAACCGCCCGAACACCCAGATCAACATGACCAGCCCGATGAACATGGGCGTCGACGGCAAGATCTGGGCGCAGAACAACGGCTTCGCAGGCGTGCACCGCATCGACCTCAGGACGGGTCAATGGGAAACGTGGGAGCCCTACAAGGCCGCGCCGGTCGGGCACAACATCTACGACGTCATCTCGGATTCGAAGAACAACGGCTGGTTCACCGACATCGGCCGCGAGACCATCGGCCGCATCGACGCGAAGACCGGCGAAGTGAAGCTCTATTCGACGCCGACGAAGTCGTCGGGTCCGCGGCGCGGGATGATGGATACGCAGGATCGCATCTGGTTCGCCCAGTACCGCGGCAACCGCATCGCGATGTTCGACACCCGGACCGAGCAGTTCAAGGAGTGGGCGGTGCCCTCGCCGTGGACGCAGCCTTACGACGTGGCGATCGACCGCAACGGCGAGGCGTGGACGGGCTCGATGCTGAACGACCGCATCGTGCGGCTCAACACCCAGTCCGGCCAGGCGGTCGAATACCTGCTGCCGCGCACGTCGGTCAACATCCGCCGCGTGTGGGTCGACAATTCGACCAACCCGGTGTCGTTCTGGGTCGGCAGCAACCACGGCGCGTCGATCATCCGCGTCGAGCCGCAGGACTAA